The following proteins come from a genomic window of Pedosphaera parvula Ellin514:
- the hrpB gene encoding ATP-dependent helicase HrpB codes for MHSSLPIWEIHSAIVDQLRTGNRLVLVAPTGSGKTTQVPQMVLDAGLAGDKKIIVLQPRRVAARTVAARVAWERKGKLGDEVGYQIRFDDHTSLGTRICFVTEGILLRWLQENRNLPDIGMILFDEFHERNLLSDVALALVKHLQGTQRPDLKMVVMSATLDAEPVADYLSTDKQPCPILISEGQSFPVEVRYLISHDERPITDQAAEAVEAIVNSGEPGDILVFMPGVGEIHSTINASRSVRTNERLAFIPLHGELQPEEQDLAFAPNPLRKVVVSTNVAETSVTIDGIRHVVDSGIARIARYDSERGIGTLGIEEISRASADQRKGRAGRTAPGTCHRLWTESGHLNRPERNTPEIQRSDLAEVVLLLHSLHIRKAAAFDWLDKPDAQAVERAENLLRMLGALDESTGELTDIGHRMRRLPMHPRYSRMLVEAAKLGSVRSAGLCAALVSGRDLLQRLRREDKHISEARELFEASQESDFFTLMRAYQFAKKNNFGIETCRRYGINAQSARQVEQTYDQILQIAEQQKLLKPDEQSDDTALLRCIMAGFIDQLCIRRDSGSLECDLTEGRHGTLMRESVVQNAPLFVTASIREVPSRGSENLTLLGLASAVKREWIEQMFPQHIKVQVEHLFDRTHKRVAAVKLIRFCDLVMAHEHQRDLDPTASGRSLADAYRKDYFELPLFNHELKQFIARVNLVCAVLPELEFPPFDEKAITDCLSRAFAGMSLVKEAQATHLKEEFSRHLAREQLGWLDELAPLTISWPDDRKLKLQYPEEATTKGGDPIAPELQVKLHECFALKEQPLICEGKLPVRLWLCAPDGKRIESTLNWPTFKTTSYPKLKSTLQQKYPRVNWL; via the coding sequence GTGCACTCATCCCTGCCAATTTGGGAAATTCATTCCGCCATTGTCGATCAGCTCAGGACCGGCAACCGGCTCGTTTTGGTCGCGCCAACTGGCTCCGGCAAAACCACCCAGGTGCCACAAATGGTTCTGGACGCAGGCTTGGCCGGCGACAAGAAGATCATTGTCCTGCAACCACGGCGCGTCGCCGCCCGCACCGTCGCTGCCCGCGTCGCCTGGGAACGCAAAGGCAAACTCGGCGATGAAGTCGGCTACCAAATCCGTTTTGACGATCACACCAGCCTCGGCACCCGCATCTGCTTTGTAACTGAAGGTATTCTCCTGCGCTGGCTCCAGGAAAACCGCAACCTGCCCGACATCGGGATGATTCTTTTCGATGAATTTCACGAAAGAAATTTGCTTAGTGACGTCGCCCTTGCCTTGGTGAAGCACCTGCAGGGTACCCAACGTCCCGATTTGAAAATGGTGGTCATGTCTGCCACTTTGGATGCCGAACCGGTTGCCGACTACCTCTCAACGGACAAACAGCCCTGCCCGATTCTCATTTCTGAAGGCCAAAGCTTCCCCGTCGAAGTTCGCTACCTGATCAGCCACGACGAACGCCCCATAACTGACCAGGCTGCCGAGGCCGTCGAAGCCATCGTAAATTCCGGCGAACCGGGAGACATCCTCGTTTTCATGCCTGGTGTGGGTGAAATCCATTCGACGATCAACGCCTCTCGCTCGGTGCGCACCAATGAACGTCTTGCATTCATTCCCTTGCACGGCGAACTCCAACCGGAGGAACAAGACCTGGCGTTTGCTCCTAATCCTCTGCGTAAGGTGGTGGTCTCCACCAATGTTGCTGAGACCTCGGTAACCATTGATGGCATTCGTCACGTCGTCGATAGCGGCATAGCCCGCATCGCACGCTATGATTCTGAACGTGGCATTGGGACTCTCGGCATCGAGGAAATCAGCCGCGCCTCAGCCGATCAACGCAAAGGTCGCGCTGGTCGCACCGCCCCCGGCACTTGCCATCGGCTCTGGACTGAAAGCGGCCACCTCAATCGTCCCGAGCGCAACACGCCTGAAATTCAACGCAGCGACCTCGCCGAAGTGGTTCTGCTTCTCCATTCCTTGCACATCCGCAAGGCTGCGGCGTTCGATTGGCTCGATAAACCAGACGCCCAGGCAGTGGAGCGCGCTGAAAACCTCCTCCGCATGCTCGGAGCCCTCGATGAGTCCACCGGTGAATTAACCGATATCGGCCATCGCATGCGTCGACTTCCCATGCATCCGCGCTACTCCCGCATGCTCGTGGAAGCCGCCAAACTCGGCTCTGTCCGATCAGCAGGCTTATGCGCGGCTTTGGTGAGTGGCCGGGATCTGCTGCAACGCTTGCGGCGTGAAGACAAACATATTTCCGAAGCCCGCGAACTGTTTGAGGCCAGCCAGGAATCCGATTTCTTCACCCTGATGCGCGCCTACCAATTTGCGAAGAAGAATAATTTCGGCATCGAAACCTGTCGTCGCTACGGCATCAACGCCCAATCCGCCCGCCAGGTGGAACAGACATACGACCAGATTCTGCAGATTGCCGAACAACAGAAGCTGTTAAAACCTGATGAGCAGTCTGACGACACCGCCCTGCTCCGCTGTATTATGGCCGGGTTTATTGATCAACTGTGCATCCGTCGTGATTCAGGCTCTTTGGAGTGCGATCTGACCGAAGGCCGCCACGGCACGTTGATGCGCGAAAGTGTGGTGCAAAATGCACCGCTCTTTGTGACAGCTTCCATTCGCGAAGTCCCGTCGCGCGGCTCAGAAAACCTCACTCTGCTCGGCCTGGCCAGCGCTGTAAAACGCGAGTGGATCGAACAAATGTTTCCCCAGCACATCAAGGTCCAAGTGGAACATCTCTTCGATCGCACGCACAAGCGGGTCGCAGCGGTGAAACTGATTCGCTTTTGCGATTTGGTGATGGCGCATGAACATCAACGCGATCTCGACCCAACTGCTTCGGGCCGCAGTCTCGCCGATGCTTATCGCAAGGATTACTTCGAACTTCCCTTGTTTAATCACGAACTGAAACAGTTCATCGCGCGTGTGAACCTGGTGTGTGCCGTCCTGCCCGAACTCGAATTTCCGCCCTTCGATGAAAAAGCCATCACCGATTGCTTGAGTCGAGCCTTCGCGGGAATGTCATTGGTGAAGGAAGCTCAGGCCACCCATCTCAAGGAAGAGTTTTCAAGGCACTTGGCCAGGGAACAACTCGGTTGGCTTGATGAACTGGCTCCGCTGACCATTTCCTGGCCCGACGATCGTAAGCTCAAGTTGCAATATCCTGAGGAAGCCACCACCAAAGGCGGCGATCCAATCGCTCCCGAACTGCAGGTAAAACTGCACGAATGCTTTGCGCTGAAGGAACAGCCTCTTATCTGCGAAGGCAAACTGCCGGTCCGGCTTTGGCTCTGTGCACCGGATGGCAAACGCATCGAATCGACCTTGAATTGGCCGACGTTCAAGACCACCAGTTATCCAAAACTGAAATCGACGCTTCAGCAGAAATATCCGCGCGTAAACTGGCTTTAA
- a CDS encoding TMEM14 family protein, whose amino-acid sequence MQITTHPSNIAYNVLWIYIILLFAGGLVGFFKAGSKMSLIMSASFAVILMLCQFDLIFKANVADMVLLFLLVFFTVRLAKSKKFMPNGLMTVLTFAALILRHIHF is encoded by the coding sequence ATGCAAATAACCACTCATCCTTCGAATATCGCTTATAACGTACTCTGGATTTATATCATCCTGCTTTTTGCCGGCGGCCTGGTTGGCTTCTTTAAAGCCGGCAGCAAGATGTCGCTGATTATGTCAGCTTCCTTTGCGGTGATTTTGATGCTCTGCCAGTTTGACTTGATCTTCAAAGCCAACGTCGCAGATATGGTCCTCCTGTTCCTCCTGGTCTTTTTTACCGTGCGTCTCGCCAAATCCAAAAAGTTCATGCCTAACGGTCTCATGACGGTGCTCACCTTCGCCGCCCTGATTCTCCGGCACATCCACTTTTGA
- a CDS encoding serine hydrolase domain-containing protein: MQRGKNAWHLVGLKWIAALVSALVVGISSSGRADSSDRFAAALNAQMPELLEKYRVPGAVISCIRNGDVVWTKAFGRANLSTDGLMRPDLVFNHGSNGKVLTAWGIMRLVEEGKVDLDAPANRYLKRWQLRSSQFDPNAVTIRRLLSHTAGLTVHGFMDYNQRRRLPNLVEMLEGRNQVPMFNGEVNGAVLIKWQPGSRGEYSGGGFVILQMIIEDVSGESFASFMHREVTAPLKLDTLQWTWTPELEVAAPMPYGELQEPVGYRQLACQSIGSEVCSVADFARFLAAAVPSAHAEPVGRGVLTPESVAQMLEIQTNSDGSGLGYGVAWIDGHKILGHSGANPGWNAQFLLDATQREGFVIANNSALGGPFNGAVNALWWRTMRSQTVTDPPPASGFTIGLNRLVLRITLVFGTILTVITGRRVYQVACGKLRWSRRPSKRWLLVTSFFAVVTLIWWYLFYAPPSLPLPISPAIPDIWVLPLVNYFAEALLGCVGISLFFAFLRGNNAELKDEKRAIPQ, translated from the coding sequence ATGCAACGAGGGAAGAACGCCTGGCATTTAGTCGGTTTGAAATGGATCGCCGCTCTCGTCTCAGCTTTGGTCGTCGGCATCTCATCATCTGGTCGGGCCGATTCAAGCGATCGGTTTGCCGCAGCACTGAACGCACAGATGCCTGAGTTGTTAGAGAAATACCGCGTGCCAGGAGCCGTGATATCTTGCATCAGAAACGGCGACGTGGTTTGGACGAAGGCATTCGGGCGTGCTAATCTTTCGACGGACGGGCTTATGCGACCAGACTTGGTATTCAATCACGGTTCCAACGGAAAGGTTCTGACGGCATGGGGCATCATGCGTCTTGTTGAAGAAGGAAAAGTGGATCTGGATGCGCCGGCAAACCGTTATTTAAAACGCTGGCAGCTTCGTTCATCACAGTTCGACCCCAACGCCGTGACCATTCGCCGCCTGCTCAGCCACACCGCCGGCCTCACGGTCCACGGTTTCATGGATTACAACCAGCGCCGTCGATTGCCCAACTTGGTAGAAATGCTGGAAGGCAGGAATCAGGTTCCCATGTTCAACGGTGAAGTGAACGGCGCTGTCCTCATCAAATGGCAGCCCGGGTCGCGGGGGGAGTATTCCGGCGGCGGATTTGTGATTCTGCAAATGATCATTGAAGACGTCTCGGGTGAGTCATTCGCGTCCTTCATGCACCGCGAAGTGACCGCGCCGCTGAAGCTCGATACCCTGCAGTGGACATGGACGCCGGAGCTTGAAGTCGCTGCGCCGATGCCCTATGGAGAATTGCAGGAACCGGTCGGTTATCGACAACTCGCTTGTCAGTCGATCGGCAGTGAGGTTTGCAGTGTTGCCGATTTTGCCCGCTTCCTCGCGGCCGCCGTGCCGAGTGCCCACGCAGAACCTGTGGGACGCGGAGTTCTAACGCCGGAAAGCGTGGCGCAAATGCTGGAGATCCAAACCAATTCGGATGGTTCGGGTCTCGGTTATGGTGTGGCGTGGATCGATGGACACAAGATACTCGGGCATTCGGGAGCCAATCCAGGCTGGAACGCTCAATTCCTCCTCGACGCCACCCAGCGGGAGGGTTTTGTCATCGCCAACAATTCGGCGCTCGGCGGGCCGTTCAATGGCGCCGTGAATGCCCTTTGGTGGCGGACGATGAGGAGCCAAACCGTGACCGATCCTCCGCCTGCAAGTGGCTTCACGATTGGGCTGAACCGGTTAGTGCTAAGAATCACTCTGGTCTTCGGAACGATTCTAACCGTCATCACCGGCAGGCGGGTATATCAGGTCGCGTGCGGCAAGTTGCGTTGGAGCCGGCGTCCTTCCAAGCGATGGCTGCTGGTCACTTCCTTTTTTGCTGTGGTGACGTTGATTTGGTGGTATTTGTTCTATGCGCCGCCGTCTCTGCCATTGCCCATCAGTCCGGCAATTCCGGACATCTGGGTGTTGCCTTTGGTTAATTACTTTGCGGAGGCGCTATTGGGCTGCGTTGGCATTAGTCTTTTCTTTGCGTTTCTTCGTGGAAATAATGCCGAGTTGAAAGATGAAAAAAGGGCGATCCCTCAATGA
- a CDS encoding DUF1559 domain-containing protein → MKKQKQKLHTHRTGFTLIELLVVIAIIAILAGLLLPALSNAKMAALRTQCLSQQKQIGLAAHMYSLDNNDFAVFPNWGGLNAGWLYAPVGGNPPALSNPPENAYQGGLLWAYVGKNWRVYRCPTEKTNTTTFAARLDKLSTYVMNGASMGYHKTPPLPTVHKMGSMAPASYMMWEPNDEDAGVYNDGANQPDQSNGPSRRHVKGCIVLGYDGRSQFIKFETYQQEEVKNDTAGSPPTLLWCDPDSRGGLGWTGDVNRGCSLWTN, encoded by the coding sequence ATGAAAAAGCAGAAGCAGAAGCTCCATACCCACCGCACAGGTTTTACCTTGATTGAACTCCTGGTCGTTATTGCAATCATTGCCATTCTGGCCGGCCTTTTATTGCCGGCGTTGAGCAATGCCAAAATGGCGGCTTTGCGCACCCAATGCTTGAGTCAACAAAAGCAAATTGGCCTGGCCGCCCACATGTATTCCCTGGATAATAATGATTTCGCTGTGTTTCCAAACTGGGGCGGCCTGAATGCCGGCTGGCTCTATGCCCCCGTGGGAGGAAACCCACCTGCGCTTTCGAATCCGCCGGAAAATGCTTATCAGGGCGGTTTACTTTGGGCCTATGTGGGGAAGAACTGGCGGGTTTATCGCTGTCCGACTGAAAAGACCAATACCACAACTTTTGCTGCGCGTCTCGACAAGTTGTCCACCTATGTGATGAATGGGGCGAGCATGGGATATCATAAAACCCCACCGCTTCCGACGGTTCATAAAATGGGTTCCATGGCGCCTGCTTCGTATATGATGTGGGAGCCCAACGACGAGGATGCGGGTGTGTATAACGATGGTGCCAATCAACCCGACCAGTCGAATGGGCCGAGTCGCCGACATGTTAAAGGCTGTATTGTGCTTGGTTATGATGGGCGGTCGCAATTCATCAAATTTGAGACGTACCAGCAGGAAGAGGTTAAAAACGACACGGCAGGATCCCCGCCAACATTATTGTGGTGTGATCCTGATAGCAGGGGTGGATTGGGATGGACAGGTGATGTTAATCGTGGCTGTTCGTTGTGGACGAACTGA
- a CDS encoding D-alanyl-D-alanine carboxypeptidase → MKKVATLFVLLTLASFSARSTAQPIPDRIDAILARAAVATNIWSVFIQSADGTTTDYQRNPDTGLAPASNTKLYTSSAAWGLLGTNAAFETRVYRNGTLSGGVLTGDLNLVSEHDITWNTSVFSNPRAALDRIATQLKAQGLTSVTGNVQCYGACFYNLADTDPSNHDAAFQQPYNASAATNFVAALLAQGITVSGIPVGKTGFTVPGTLMYTHLSTDLTYNSLPLRMDVACTPMLKVSHNVMADALLRHISYKINGNDSFAAGAAQVLPWLKNVAGVSTNGIAMNDGSGLSHNNKFSGRQTVTLLRYMLGTFSSYASTLPIGCVDGTLGSRFCSTDGSGQVHAKTGSLSISIALSGYIDNKYDGRRYLFSFIANTNAIDQADTRQAIDDAVVLLGARGVALSPQLFYAANSGSNNTILLSWSNEKFIRTGYRVYTSADGVTFGAPINVAANVQTYADAGLAAGTKRFYRVSVVGTNGESPFSRVYGAQVGATPSKILIVDGYDRWQFQPSDNPKATNHSFSAIAGRSISGPAFDTANHMSVTNGTVPITNYQAVIWMLGEESTQDRTFDAIEQALVTSYLNSGGNLFVSGAEVGWDLDRTSGAATADRNFYHNQLRAVFSADDANTYAFVPLAAGIFTGNASGGFDNGTQGTYNVAYPDVLLATNGSAATILYSGGTGGAAAVQYDGSLGGGKVVNWGFPFETITSASVRDAYMSDVLKFFGLISPPNIASAKFNPVSNSISLSWSSSSGLKYRVQYKNSLTDVNWGQIGVDVVATNTVSSIVDNGISASPQKFYRVLMVN, encoded by the coding sequence ATGAAAAAGGTTGCTACCTTATTCGTCCTTCTTACGCTGGCCAGTTTTTCCGCCAGATCCACCGCTCAACCCATACCTGACAGGATAGATGCCATTCTAGCTCGTGCCGCCGTAGCGACGAATATCTGGAGTGTTTTCATACAAAGCGCGGATGGGACGACCACCGACTATCAAAGGAATCCTGATACTGGATTGGCGCCTGCTTCCAATACCAAGCTTTATACCTCATCAGCAGCGTGGGGATTGTTGGGGACCAATGCGGCTTTTGAGACGAGAGTTTATCGGAATGGGACCCTTAGTGGCGGCGTGCTTACGGGTGATTTGAACCTGGTGAGTGAGCATGACATTACCTGGAACACGAGCGTCTTCAGCAATCCCAGAGCCGCGCTGGATCGGATAGCCACGCAACTGAAGGCACAGGGACTAACGAGCGTGACGGGAAACGTGCAGTGTTACGGAGCTTGCTTCTATAATCTGGCTGACACTGATCCCAGCAACCACGATGCCGCTTTTCAGCAGCCTTACAACGCGAGCGCAGCGACAAATTTCGTGGCCGCCTTGCTGGCGCAGGGTATCACGGTATCCGGCATTCCGGTTGGCAAGACCGGGTTTACCGTGCCTGGAACTTTGATGTACACGCATTTATCCACCGATCTCACCTATAACAGCCTGCCGCTGCGAATGGATGTTGCGTGCACGCCGATGCTCAAGGTCAGTCACAACGTGATGGCGGATGCGCTGTTAAGGCATATCAGTTACAAAATCAATGGGAACGATTCATTTGCCGCAGGGGCGGCGCAGGTTTTGCCCTGGCTCAAAAATGTGGCGGGGGTAAGCACAAACGGAATCGCGATGAATGATGGTTCCGGTCTGTCACATAATAATAAATTCAGCGGCCGCCAGACGGTAACATTGTTGAGGTATATGCTCGGCACATTTTCCAGTTATGCTTCCACACTGCCAATCGGGTGCGTGGATGGGACTTTGGGAAGTCGTTTTTGCAGCACGGATGGATCAGGGCAGGTGCATGCCAAGACAGGATCGCTGAGCATATCGATTGCTCTGAGCGGTTATATTGATAACAAATATGATGGCAGGCGGTATCTTTTTTCCTTTATTGCAAATACAAATGCGATTGATCAGGCAGACACGCGACAGGCAATTGACGATGCGGTTGTTTTGCTCGGGGCACGAGGGGTGGCGCTTAGTCCACAACTCTTCTACGCGGCGAACAGCGGCAGCAACAACACCATCCTGCTGTCATGGTCGAATGAAAAATTTATCCGCACAGGCTATCGCGTTTACACGAGTGCCGATGGAGTCACTTTCGGAGCCCCGATCAATGTGGCAGCGAATGTTCAGACTTACGCCGATGCGGGGCTCGCGGCGGGGACGAAGCGGTTTTATCGGGTGTCGGTGGTGGGGACGAATGGAGAAAGTCCGTTCTCCCGCGTCTATGGAGCGCAGGTGGGCGCGACACCTTCAAAGATTTTGATTGTCGACGGTTATGATCGTTGGCAATTCCAACCTTCGGATAATCCCAAGGCAACGAATCACAGTTTCTCGGCAATTGCTGGTCGGAGCATCAGCGGTCCGGCGTTTGACACCGCGAACCATATGTCGGTGACCAATGGAACGGTGCCGATTACGAATTACCAGGCGGTGATCTGGATGCTGGGAGAGGAATCGACGCAAGACCGGACATTTGATGCGATAGAGCAGGCGCTGGTTACGTCATACTTGAATTCCGGGGGAAATCTGTTCGTGAGTGGAGCAGAGGTTGGGTGGGATTTGGATCGTACGAGTGGAGCTGCCACAGCGGACAGGAACTTTTATCATAACCAGTTGAGGGCAGTGTTTAGCGCGGACGATGCCAATACCTATGCATTTGTGCCGCTGGCCGCAGGTATTTTTACCGGCAACGCCAGTGGTGGTTTTGACAATGGAACGCAGGGAACCTATAACGTCGCATATCCAGATGTCTTGCTGGCCACGAACGGGAGCGCGGCGACAATTTTGTATTCAGGAGGAACGGGCGGCGCGGCGGCAGTGCAGTATGATGGTTCGCTTGGAGGCGGCAAGGTGGTGAATTGGGGATTTCCTTTTGAAACGATTACGAGCGCGAGCGTGCGGGATGCTTATATGTCGGATGTGCTCAAATTTTTTGGGCTCATTTCACCGCCGAACATTGCCAGCGCCAAGTTCAACCCGGTGAGCAACTCCATTTCCTTGAGTTGGAGTTCCAGTTCGGGTTTGAAATATCGGGTGCAATACAAGAACAGCCTGACGGACGTTAATTGGGGGCAGATTGGAGTGGACGTGGTGGCGACGAATACGGTTAGTTCGATTGTGGATAATGGAATTTCTGCTTCACCACAAAAGTTTTACCGTGTTTTGATGGTGAATTAG
- a CDS encoding PAS domain-containing response regulator: MKKPLRALIVEDSEDDTLLLVFELRRGGFEPQFHRVDNVVEMRSALSLQEWDVVLCDHVIPGFGSIEALRLISEKGLDIPLIIVSGAIGEETAVEAMKAGAQDYVLKHKLFRLVPAIEREVREALNRKERHKAEEMLAYMAAIVESSEDAIIGKTLEGIITSWNTGAEHIYGYTADEVKGHSVSRLIPPERPEELKEFYQRIKNGEHIDRYQTQRLRKDGAIIDVSLTLSAIKNGKGEVVGVSAIERDITRRKREEKERLRLIEELKEALTNIKTLKGLLPICASCKMIRDDRGYWERVETYISKHTQAEFTHGICPDCRERLYPEYTIRKGNTGAG, from the coding sequence ATGAAAAAGCCGTTGAGGGCATTGATCGTTGAGGATTCCGAAGACGATACCCTGTTATTGGTTTTCGAGCTCAGACGAGGAGGGTTCGAGCCACAATTTCACCGCGTTGACAATGTGGTGGAGATGAGGTCAGCGCTGAGCCTGCAGGAATGGGATGTGGTTCTTTGTGACCATGTCATTCCGGGCTTTGGCAGCATTGAAGCGTTGCGATTAATTTCGGAGAAGGGACTGGATATTCCGCTGATCATTGTTTCGGGAGCCATTGGGGAGGAGACAGCGGTTGAAGCGATGAAAGCGGGGGCGCAGGATTATGTGTTGAAACACAAGCTTTTTCGCCTGGTGCCGGCCATTGAGCGTGAAGTCCGTGAAGCGTTAAACCGCAAGGAACGGCATAAAGCCGAGGAGATGCTGGCGTATATGGCCGCCATCGTGGAGTCGTCAGAAGATGCGATCATCGGGAAAACTCTTGAAGGAATCATCACCAGTTGGAATACAGGTGCCGAGCATATTTATGGCTATACAGCGGATGAGGTAAAGGGACATTCGGTCTCCCGGTTGATTCCGCCGGAGCGCCCGGAAGAATTAAAGGAATTTTATCAGCGAATCAAAAATGGGGAGCACATCGATCGTTATCAAACCCAACGGCTGCGAAAGGATGGGGCCATAATCGATGTTTCACTGACGCTTTCAGCCATCAAGAACGGAAAAGGGGAGGTGGTTGGGGTTTCGGCGATAGAGCGGGACATTACCCGGCGGAAGCGGGAGGAGAAGGAGCGGTTGAGGTTGATTGAGGAGTTGAAAGAAGCGCTGACGAATATCAAGACCTTGAAAGGACTTTTGCCGATTTGTGCATCATGCAAGATGATTCGCGATGATCGTGGGTATTGGGAAAGGGTGGAGACTTATATTTCCAAGCATACCCAGGCTGAATTTACCCATGGGATCTGTCCGGATTGTCGTGAGCGACTCTATCCCGAATATACTATTCGCAAAGGGAACACCGGGGCGGGATGA
- a CDS encoding alpha/beta fold hydrolase, protein MLIFTAALAEPITNRITVTVRGTGPDIVLIPGLASSNAVWDAIAKHLEGRYRLHIIQVAGFAGAPPNANAQGPVVQPTVDAINTYIKTNQLTAPKVISHSLGGLMALMLASQRPEDASKLLIVDSLPFFSVLNGVNNVEDAKPRAAAMRDTILAQTQKDYAQSQTNVLRFMVKSPEGLKTTAAWAVASDKSVVARALYELMTIDMRPQLPQIKIPVTILYPWDSSTGFPQAMVDNLYQKSFASLPNKKLIRIDNSLHFIMLDQPDQFLKQVDAFLK, encoded by the coding sequence ATGCTTATTTTCACCGCTGCCCTCGCTGAACCAATCACGAACCGAATCACCGTCACAGTACGTGGAACCGGCCCGGACATCGTGCTGATTCCCGGCCTCGCCTCCTCCAACGCCGTCTGGGACGCCATCGCCAAACACCTCGAAGGACGTTACCGCCTCCACATCATTCAAGTCGCAGGCTTCGCCGGTGCCCCTCCGAATGCGAACGCCCAAGGACCTGTCGTCCAGCCAACTGTCGATGCCATCAACACCTATATCAAAACCAACCAACTGACCGCCCCAAAAGTGATCAGTCATTCGCTCGGCGGATTGATGGCCTTAATGCTCGCCTCCCAACGTCCTGAAGACGCCAGCAAACTCTTGATTGTAGACTCACTTCCCTTCTTCAGCGTGTTGAACGGTGTCAACAATGTTGAGGACGCCAAGCCCCGTGCTGCTGCCATGCGCGACACCATCCTGGCCCAAACTCAAAAAGACTACGCGCAAAGCCAAACCAATGTACTGCGCTTCATGGTCAAGTCGCCGGAGGGTCTCAAGACCACTGCCGCCTGGGCTGTCGCTTCCGACAAATCCGTCGTGGCTCGCGCCTTATACGAACTCATGACCATCGACATGCGCCCCCAATTGCCTCAAATAAAGATCCCCGTAACCATTCTCTACCCTTGGGATTCCTCAACTGGCTTTCCACAAGCCATGGTGGACAACCTCTATCAAAAAAGCTTCGCCTCCCTCCCCAACAAAAAACTGATCCGCATCGACAACTCCCTACACTTCATCATGCTCGACCAACCCGACCAGTTTCTAAAACAAGTGGACGCATTCCTGAAGTAA
- a CDS encoding CPXCG motif-containing cysteine-rich protein, with protein sequence MQISESIQCPFCGQTFDLVIDTSIPSQQFTTDCEVCCRPFEVVVECEPGEILSLDVLGN encoded by the coding sequence ATGCAAATATCCGAGTCCATTCAGTGTCCATTTTGTGGGCAGACTTTCGACCTCGTCATCGATACGAGCATCCCATCGCAACAATTCACCACGGATTGCGAAGTCTGCTGTCGGCCATTTGAAGTGGTCGTGGAATGTGAACCCGGCGAAATTCTAAGCTTGGATGTGCTGGGGAATTAA